One window of the Rufibacter radiotolerans genome contains the following:
- a CDS encoding rhodanese-like domain-containing protein, whose translation MKYLILLLALIIASPLLAQEKPANTITAATYKALPKKEKGVLVDVRTPEEYQAGYVKKAMNSDLRGGQFAREFSTWDKNKTYYLYCASGNRSGQAQKLMQEAGFPHVYNLGAYKDLKAGGLKTKEPKK comes from the coding sequence ATGAAATACCTTATCCTTCTGCTGGCCCTTATTATAGCCAGCCCCTTGCTAGCCCAGGAAAAGCCAGCGAACACAATCACCGCGGCCACCTACAAAGCCTTGCCTAAAAAAGAAAAAGGCGTGCTGGTAGACGTACGCACCCCGGAAGAATACCAGGCCGGATACGTTAAAAAAGCCATGAACTCAGATTTGCGTGGCGGCCAGTTTGCCAGGGAATTCAGTACCTGGGACAAAAACAAAACCTATTATCTGTACTGCGCCTCTGGCAACCGAAGCGGGCAAGCCCAAAAACTGATGCAGGAGGCGGGCTTTCCCCACGTTTATAACCTGGGCGCCTACAAAGACCTGAAGGCAGGTGGCTTGAAGACCAAAGAACCCAAAAAGTAA
- a CDS encoding CoA-binding protein has protein sequence MKKTVVLGASDNPSRYSYKAVHQLKRSGHEVVPVGIKRGEVAGLPIETEKPALEGVDTVTLYVGPQNQPSWYDYIISLHPKRIIFNPGTENFELEKKAQENNIETLHACTLVMLSIGNY, from the coding sequence ATGAAAAAGACCGTTGTATTAGGGGCGTCAGATAACCCAAGCAGATATAGTTATAAAGCCGTTCACCAATTGAAGCGTTCTGGCCATGAGGTGGTGCCCGTAGGCATTAAACGCGGCGAAGTGGCCGGACTGCCCATTGAAACCGAGAAACCTGCCTTGGAGGGCGTGGACACGGTGACCTTGTATGTAGGGCCCCAGAACCAACCGAGCTGGTATGACTACATCATTTCGCTGCACCCCAAACGCATTATTTTTAACCCCGGCACCGAAAACTTTGAGCTGGAAAAGAAAGCACAGGAAAACAATATTGAAACATTGCATGCCTGCACCCTGGTCATGCTATCTATAGGGAATTACTAA
- a CDS encoding NAD(P)/FAD-dependent oxidoreductase — protein sequence MKKELDLVLAPEVAYDPTLLERELLQQAGLQNAIDNVFIHKIKRSIDARGREVKVKIRANVYAQAPDLSHLFPSFHYPTVSADAKRVLIVGAGPAGLFAALRCLELGLKPVVLERGKDVRARRRDLAAINKDHVVHPDSNYCFGEGGAGTYSDGKLYTRSKKRGDVQRILQLMVQHGATPDILFDAHPHIGTNKLPVLIAKIRETILDAGGEIHFNTRVTDFIIEKQEVRGVTTAAGETFSGEALILATGHSARDIYELLHAKNIFIEAKPFAMGVRVEHQQSLIDGIQYHVPNGDRGLHLPAASYALVQQVAYKGQERGVFSFCMCPGGFIVPAATAPGEVVVNGMSPSRRDSRFANSGIVVAINLEDMDLKQHGALAGLRMQQALEQKACSAAGGTQVAPAQRLHDFVKGVTSSSLLETSYQPGLASVDMREVLPPMIGERLRGGFQEFGYKMRGYLTNEAQIVGVESRTSSPVRIPRDKETLRHPQISNLFPCAEGAGYAGGIVSAAMDGERCAEQVAVLVQR from the coding sequence ATGAAAAAAGAACTTGACCTGGTCCTGGCCCCTGAGGTGGCGTATGACCCTACCCTTCTGGAACGTGAGCTATTGCAACAGGCTGGCTTACAGAACGCCATAGACAACGTCTTCATCCATAAAATAAAGCGCTCCATTGACGCCCGCGGCCGCGAGGTAAAAGTGAAAATCCGCGCTAATGTGTATGCTCAGGCGCCCGACCTCTCCCATCTCTTTCCTTCTTTCCATTACCCAACCGTGAGTGCAGACGCAAAACGGGTGCTTATTGTGGGCGCCGGTCCGGCCGGGTTGTTTGCGGCCCTGCGCTGTCTTGAACTCGGCCTGAAACCCGTGGTGCTGGAGCGCGGAAAAGACGTACGTGCCCGCCGGCGAGACCTGGCGGCCATCAACAAAGACCATGTGGTGCACCCAGACTCAAACTACTGTTTTGGGGAAGGTGGGGCTGGTACCTACTCAGACGGCAAGCTTTACACCCGTTCCAAGAAACGCGGCGATGTACAGCGCATTCTGCAGTTAATGGTGCAGCACGGTGCCACCCCAGATATTTTGTTTGACGCCCACCCCCACATTGGCACCAATAAACTGCCGGTGCTCATTGCCAAAATAAGGGAAACCATCTTGGATGCCGGTGGCGAGATCCATTTCAATACCCGCGTTACCGATTTCATAATTGAAAAGCAGGAAGTGCGGGGCGTGACCACGGCCGCGGGCGAAACTTTCTCCGGTGAAGCTCTTATTCTAGCCACTGGCCACTCCGCCCGCGATATTTACGAGCTGCTGCACGCCAAGAACATCTTCATTGAGGCCAAGCCTTTTGCCATGGGAGTGAGGGTAGAGCACCAGCAGAGCCTGATTGACGGCATTCAGTACCACGTGCCCAACGGCGACCGCGGCCTCCATCTACCGGCCGCCTCGTATGCGCTGGTGCAGCAGGTAGCCTATAAAGGGCAGGAACGCGGCGTCTTCTCGTTCTGTATGTGCCCGGGCGGCTTTATCGTGCCTGCGGCTACGGCCCCCGGCGAAGTGGTGGTGAACGGCATGTCGCCCAGCCGGCGAGATTCCCGCTTTGCCAACTCAGGCATTGTGGTGGCTATTAACCTGGAGGACATGGACCTGAAACAGCATGGTGCCCTGGCGGGACTTAGAATGCAGCAGGCCCTAGAGCAGAAAGCCTGCTCGGCCGCCGGCGGTACCCAGGTGGCCCCCGCCCAACGGCTGCATGACTTCGTGAAAGGCGTAACATCCTCTTCCTTATTGGAGACCTCGTATCAACCGGGTCTGGCCAGCGTGGACATGCGCGAGGTGCTGCCCCCCATGATTGGCGAACGGTTGCGAGGCGGTTTCCAGGAATTTGGTTACAAAATGCGCGGGTACCTTACCAATGAGGCCCAGATAGTGGGCGTGGAAAGCCGGACTTCTTCGCCGGTGCGCATTCCCAGAGACAAAGAAACCCTACGCCACCCACAGATCTCCAACCTCTTCCCATGTGCCGAAGGCGCCGGGTACGCCGGAGGAATTGTGTCTGCGGCCATGGACGGGGAACGCTGCGCAGAACAGGTAGCAGTGCTGGTGCAACGTTAA
- a CDS encoding tryptophan 2,3-dioxygenase family protein, whose amino-acid sequence MADPTFSPQVLELLERLQQKYRPLGQDLAAYLEGLLYSDFLNYWDYIHLDTLLSLQTPRTKIPDEEIFIMYHQITELYFKLCLHEFRQIAEEEVTTVDNLILRVGRINRYFENLINSFEVMVDGMDQKEFLKFRMALMPASGFQSVQYRKIEICSTDLRNLTDKAKREALGQQSTQEEMYGCIYWKEGATEEATGAKTLTLLQFEEKYSEELIQLARDYQHKNVWAKFKQLPEQEQQNQKLLKHLKELDSNVNVNWPLMHYKSAVRYLQRNPDVITATGGTNWQKYLPPKFQKRIFYPEIWTKEEKDNWGKGWVNDIIGEVD is encoded by the coding sequence ATGGCTGACCCAACCTTCTCCCCCCAGGTGCTGGAACTTCTGGAGCGCCTGCAGCAAAAGTACCGCCCCCTTGGGCAGGACCTGGCCGCCTACCTGGAAGGGCTTCTTTACTCAGATTTCCTTAACTACTGGGATTACATTCACTTAGACACGCTCCTGAGCCTGCAGACGCCCCGCACCAAGATACCGGATGAGGAGATTTTCATTATGTACCACCAGATCACGGAGCTGTACTTCAAACTCTGCCTGCATGAGTTCCGGCAGATAGCCGAAGAGGAAGTGACAACAGTAGACAACCTGATTCTGCGCGTAGGTCGTATTAACCGCTACTTTGAAAACCTGATCAATTCCTTTGAGGTGATGGTAGACGGTATGGACCAGAAGGAATTCCTGAAGTTCAGGATGGCGCTCATGCCGGCCAGCGGATTCCAGAGCGTGCAGTACCGCAAGATAGAGATCTGCTCCACGGACCTACGCAACCTCACTGACAAAGCCAAGCGCGAGGCCCTGGGCCAGCAGAGCACCCAGGAAGAAATGTACGGCTGCATTTACTGGAAAGAAGGCGCCACCGAAGAAGCCACCGGTGCCAAGACCCTCACCCTGTTGCAGTTTGAAGAGAAATACTCTGAGGAGTTGATTCAATTGGCCAGAGATTATCAGCACAAAAACGTCTGGGCTAAGTTTAAACAACTGCCTGAACAGGAACAGCAAAACCAAAAGCTGCTCAAGCATTTAAAGGAACTGGACAGCAACGTGAACGTGAATTGGCCCCTTATGCACTACAAATCGGCGGTGCGGTACCTGCAGCGCAACCCAGACGTGATCACCGCTACCGGCGGCACCAACTGGCAGAAGTATCTGCCTCCCAAATTCCAGAAGCGCATTTTCTACCCAGAGATCTGGACCAAGGAAGAAAAAGACAACTGGGGAAAGGGCTGGGTCAATGACATTATAGGCGAAGTAGATTGA
- the sdaAB gene encoding L-serine ammonia-lyase, iron-sulfur-dependent subunit beta, producing the protein MAEKSSIFDMIGPVMIGPSSSHTAGVVRIARAAIRILGATPTEAVITFYNSFARTYEGHGSDRAIIAGLLDFKTDDLRIKESFDHARERGLKYTFKSVGNASTMHPNTIKLNLTAADGRQAEVIGQSRGGGVISIVEVDGFPSNFSANLHTLIIDADDVKGSIAFIANVIAHDDCNIATMNVSRKGRHDLARQFIEMDSGMRPITLEYLRQLSWVKNVIYIPNIDL; encoded by the coding sequence ATGGCAGAAAAGAGCAGCATTTTTGATATGATTGGCCCCGTGATGATTGGCCCTTCCAGTTCCCACACGGCCGGCGTGGTAAGAATTGCCCGGGCGGCCATCCGTATTCTGGGGGCAACGCCTACCGAGGCGGTAATTACCTTCTACAACTCCTTCGCCCGCACCTATGAAGGGCACGGCAGCGACCGCGCCATTATTGCGGGCCTGCTTGATTTCAAAACCGATGACCTTCGGATCAAGGAATCTTTTGACCACGCCCGCGAGCGGGGCCTTAAATATACCTTCAAATCGGTGGGCAATGCCTCTACTATGCACCCCAACACCATAAAGCTTAATCTGACCGCAGCAGACGGCCGGCAAGCCGAAGTAATAGGCCAAAGTAGGGGCGGGGGCGTGATTAGTATTGTAGAGGTTGACGGTTTCCCCTCTAATTTTTCGGCTAACCTGCACACCCTTATCATTGACGCCGATGACGTGAAAGGCAGTATTGCCTTTATTGCTAACGTGATCGCCCATGATGACTGCAACATCGCCACCATGAACGTGTCTCGCAAAGGCCGCCATGACCTGGCCCGCCAGTTCATTGAAATGGACTCTGGCATGCGGCCCATCACCCTGGAGTATCTGCGGCAGCTCAGTTGGGTCAAGAATGTGATTTACATCCCTAATATTGATTTATAG
- a CDS encoding TolC family protein gives MQRFTSKFLATLGLAMGCCFFAQAQTNAPAETVWTLQQCIQHGLQNNLQVRQVGLQVEQDALDVKQARYNQLPTLNGSASYGYSFGFFNDPLTYEQRNEQNRSSNFSLQGSVPLFNGLQVQNTIKRNRIDLQATELDQKKAQNDLMLNIVTAYMQILLNQEILKTNQERLKLTQTQADRTQKLFKAGSVPESNVLELNAQIASDELNIITAQNNIELAELQLIQLLNLENASPASFAIEVPALADPDQSVIAFEAQEVYQTAESLMPQIKRSQLRIESSLKNMDIARGAYYPSLSLGGSVSTRYSSGTPFFIVGPPQTVTQTIGFVNNDPSLPVTYTTINRPRTATSYSYLDQLSDNLGQYVGINLNIPILNNLRTRNNVQLSRINLRNAELNAAIAKNQLKQDIAQAYTDALGAQKRFAAAKKQMAAFEQAFRNAEVRLNNGLINSVDFNVARNNYVKAQSDIIQAKYDYIFRLKFLEFYQGKNITL, from the coding sequence ATGCAGCGTTTTACCTCAAAATTTCTGGCTACGCTGGGGCTGGCCATGGGCTGTTGCTTTTTCGCGCAGGCCCAGACCAACGCCCCGGCAGAAACCGTCTGGACCCTCCAGCAATGTATTCAGCATGGGCTGCAGAATAACCTGCAGGTAAGGCAGGTAGGCTTGCAGGTGGAGCAAGACGCCCTGGACGTAAAGCAGGCCCGGTACAACCAGTTGCCTACCCTGAACGGAAGCGCTTCCTATGGCTACAGCTTCGGTTTTTTCAATGACCCGCTCACCTATGAGCAACGCAACGAGCAGAACCGCTCCAGCAACTTTTCCCTGCAGGGCAGTGTGCCCTTGTTCAACGGGTTACAGGTTCAGAACACCATCAAACGGAATAGAATAGACCTGCAGGCCACGGAACTGGACCAGAAAAAGGCGCAGAACGACCTCATGCTGAACATCGTGACGGCCTACATGCAGATTTTGCTCAACCAGGAGATCCTGAAGACCAATCAGGAGCGCCTGAAATTGACCCAGACCCAGGCAGACCGCACCCAGAAGCTGTTCAAGGCCGGAAGCGTGCCAGAGAGCAACGTGCTGGAACTTAATGCACAAATTGCCAGCGATGAATTGAATATCATCACCGCCCAAAACAACATTGAACTGGCCGAACTGCAGTTGATTCAACTGTTAAACCTGGAAAACGCCTCGCCGGCCTCGTTTGCCATTGAGGTACCTGCCCTGGCAGATCCTGACCAGTCGGTGATCGCGTTTGAAGCCCAGGAAGTGTACCAGACTGCCGAAAGCCTGATGCCGCAGATCAAAAGGTCCCAGCTCCGTATTGAAAGCTCTCTCAAAAACATGGACATCGCCCGTGGCGCCTACTATCCAAGCCTTAGCCTGGGCGGAAGTGTAAGCACCCGTTACTCCAGCGGTACCCCATTTTTCATTGTGGGCCCGCCACAGACGGTGACCCAGACCATTGGCTTCGTGAACAATGACCCCAGCTTGCCGGTGACATATACCACCATCAACAGACCCAGAACGGCCACTTCTTATAGTTACCTGGACCAACTATCTGATAACCTGGGGCAATACGTGGGTATCAACCTGAATATTCCTATCCTCAACAATCTCAGAACCCGCAACAACGTGCAGTTGTCACGCATTAACCTTCGCAACGCTGAGCTGAATGCGGCCATTGCCAAAAACCAACTGAAGCAGGACATTGCCCAGGCCTATACCGATGCCTTGGGCGCACAGAAAAGGTTTGCCGCAGCTAAAAAGCAGATGGCCGCCTTTGAACAGGCTTTCAGAAACGCTGAGGTCAGACTCAATAACGGCTTGATCAACAGCGTGGATTTCAACGTGGCCCGCAACAACTATGTAAAGGCCCAGTCAGATATCATTCAGGCCAAATACGATTACATTTTCAGACTAAAATTCCTGGAATTCTACCAGGGTAAAAACATTACTCTCTAA
- a CDS encoding efflux RND transporter periplasmic adaptor subunit, translating to MAKRRSNKLIYILGALVVLLLIGAMVAKKKGWIGKEEGIEVAVSKVKPANIVEKVSASGKVQPEIEVKISPDVSGEITALFVKEGDSVVAGQLLLRIRPDNYQAMVEMQSASVNTQRANLAQAKARLNQALANSKNVRQTFERNRTLFQQKVISQSEYDASRAQFEANKAEVDAARQSVRAAESTVRSASASLEESRRNLDKTTIYAPVSGTVSKLNVEKGERVVGTSQMAGTEIMRIANLNNMEIRVNVNENDIVRVQLKDSVLVEVDSYTKSNRKFKGIVTSIANTAKDATSLEAVTEFEVRIRLLNESYKDLIQANGRAPFRPGMTASVDIITDRKDNVLSVPLVAVTTRAKETETSKDKKQNNTSEDAEKPVRQEDRPDEVVFVHENGAVKMVKVVTGISDFDNIEILSGLKPGQEVVSGPFRAISKQLKDGAKVTVTDEKTLSKKLKEDKSEEDEDK from the coding sequence ATGGCAAAACGCAGATCAAACAAACTGATTTACATTCTTGGCGCTTTGGTAGTGCTATTGCTTATTGGGGCCATGGTGGCCAAAAAGAAGGGCTGGATAGGAAAAGAAGAAGGGATTGAAGTGGCAGTGTCTAAGGTGAAGCCCGCCAATATTGTAGAGAAAGTAAGCGCCTCTGGAAAGGTACAACCGGAGATTGAAGTAAAGATAAGCCCCGACGTATCTGGCGAGATCACCGCCCTTTTTGTGAAAGAGGGAGATTCTGTGGTGGCCGGCCAGCTTTTGCTGCGCATCCGACCTGATAACTACCAGGCCATGGTGGAGATGCAAAGCGCGTCGGTGAATACCCAGCGCGCCAACCTGGCCCAGGCCAAAGCCCGCCTAAACCAGGCGCTTGCCAACAGCAAAAACGTACGGCAGACTTTTGAGCGTAACCGCACGCTGTTTCAGCAGAAAGTGATTTCCCAGTCTGAGTATGACGCCAGCCGCGCCCAGTTTGAAGCCAACAAAGCAGAAGTAGACGCGGCCCGGCAGAGTGTGCGGGCAGCAGAATCTACGGTACGCAGCGCCAGCGCCTCACTGGAAGAATCCAGAAGAAACCTGGACAAGACCACCATCTATGCCCCGGTAAGCGGTACCGTTTCCAAACTGAACGTGGAAAAAGGTGAACGCGTGGTAGGTACCTCGCAGATGGCCGGTACCGAAATCATGCGCATAGCCAACCTCAACAACATGGAGATTCGCGTGAATGTAAATGAGAACGATATTGTGCGGGTGCAGCTGAAGGACTCGGTGCTGGTAGAGGTAGATTCTTACACCAAGTCTAACCGCAAGTTCAAAGGTATTGTGACCTCTATTGCCAATACGGCCAAAGACGCAACTTCTTTAGAAGCGGTTACCGAATTTGAGGTGCGCATAAGGTTGCTGAATGAGTCTTACAAAGACCTGATCCAGGCCAATGGCCGGGCACCATTCAGACCCGGCATGACCGCTTCCGTAGATATCATCACCGACCGGAAAGATAACGTTCTTTCCGTACCTTTGGTGGCGGTTACCACCCGGGCCAAGGAAACGGAAACCAGTAAAGACAAGAAGCAAAACAACACATCTGAGGATGCCGAGAAACCCGTAAGACAGGAAGACCGCCCAGATGAAGTGGTGTTTGTGCACGAGAACGGCGCCGTGAAAATGGTGAAAGTAGTGACCGGTATCAGTGACTTTGACAACATTGAAATTCTGTCTGGCTTGAAGCCAGGCCAGGAAGTGGTTTCCGGACCTTTCAGGGCTATCTCCAAACAGTTAAAAGACGGGGCTAAAGTGACCGTGACCGATGAGAAAACGCTGAGCAAAAAGTTAAAAGAAGATAAATCAGAAGAAGACGAAGATAAATAG
- a CDS encoding NAD(P)H-dependent glycerol-3-phosphate dehydrogenase gives MQELEKIAVLGGGSWATALVKILSENKADVRWWLRNPDDVHHLQQYGHNPRYLSGVRFDLNFVHPSSNLEETLKEADWVILAVPAAFVQEALAGLPADGFQGKTLVSAVKGMIPKENLLITDFLEQHFGVPADRQCVIAGPCHAEEVALEKQSYLTIGSHDLERAEKFCDLLRNRYVKANPLDDIDGVEYCAVIKNIIALACGIAHGLNYGDNFQAVMVSNSLEEIEHFLDALMPLHRDLKGSAYLGDLLVTAYSQFSRNRTFGNMIGRGYTVKSAQVEMNMVAEGYYAVKSIYELNQKYKVEMPITTAVYNILYEQVSPGVEIDILKEKFR, from the coding sequence TTGCAAGAATTAGAAAAAATAGCGGTTTTAGGTGGCGGGAGTTGGGCCACGGCCCTGGTTAAGATCTTGTCTGAAAACAAGGCTGATGTACGCTGGTGGCTCCGCAACCCAGACGACGTGCACCACCTCCAGCAATATGGACACAACCCCCGGTACCTGAGCGGGGTCCGGTTTGATTTGAATTTTGTGCACCCTTCAAGCAACCTGGAGGAAACTTTAAAAGAGGCCGACTGGGTGATTCTGGCGGTGCCCGCAGCCTTCGTGCAGGAGGCACTGGCCGGTTTGCCAGCCGATGGGTTCCAGGGCAAGACCCTTGTGTCGGCTGTAAAAGGCATGATCCCGAAGGAAAACCTTCTTATCACCGATTTCCTGGAGCAGCACTTTGGCGTGCCGGCCGACCGGCAGTGCGTGATTGCCGGGCCGTGCCATGCCGAGGAAGTAGCCCTGGAAAAACAGTCCTACCTCACCATCGGGTCCCATGACCTGGAACGCGCCGAGAAGTTCTGCGACCTGCTACGCAACCGGTATGTAAAGGCTAACCCCTTGGATGATATTGACGGGGTGGAATACTGCGCCGTCATCAAAAACATCATAGCCCTCGCCTGCGGCATTGCCCACGGACTTAACTACGGAGACAATTTCCAGGCCGTGATGGTGTCTAATTCCCTGGAGGAGATTGAACACTTTCTGGATGCGCTCATGCCCCTTCATCGTGACTTGAAAGGCAGCGCCTACCTGGGTGACTTACTCGTAACGGCCTATTCCCAGTTCAGCCGTAACCGTACCTTCGGCAATATGATAGGCCGGGGCTACACCGTGAAATCTGCGCAGGTAGAAATGAACATGGTAGCAGAAGGCTATTACGCCGTGAAAAGCATCTATGAGCTCAACCAGAAATATAAGGTAGAGATGCCTATCACCACGGCGGTGTACAACATCTTGTATGAGCAGGTTTCGCCGGGGGTGGAGATTGATATCTTAAAAGAGAAATTCAGGTAA
- a CDS encoding Maf family nucleotide pyrophosphatase — protein sequence MNFTNKKYILASNSPRRRELLTNLGLPFEVRVKEVHEDFPADLARAEVAEYLAAHKASFYREDLQPEEVIITADTIVCLDDKILNKPYDHAEATRMLTHLSGRSHEVYTGVCLLSQDKSVVFHDVTTVHFRELTRDEIDFYINEYKPFDKAGSYGAQDWLGLVGIERIEGSYFNVMGLPVHRLYEELLVF from the coding sequence ATGAATTTTACTAATAAGAAGTATATCCTGGCCTCCAATTCTCCAAGACGCCGTGAACTGCTCACCAACCTGGGCCTCCCGTTTGAGGTGCGCGTGAAAGAAGTGCACGAGGATTTCCCCGCAGACCTGGCTCGTGCCGAGGTGGCCGAATACCTGGCCGCCCACAAAGCCAGTTTCTACCGCGAGGACCTGCAACCGGAGGAGGTGATCATCACCGCAGACACCATTGTGTGCCTGGACGACAAGATCCTGAACAAGCCCTATGACCATGCCGAGGCTACCCGCATGCTCACCCACCTTTCGGGACGCAGCCATGAGGTCTACACCGGGGTTTGCCTATTAAGCCAGGACAAAAGCGTGGTTTTCCATGACGTGACCACCGTCCATTTTAGGGAGCTCACCCGTGATGAGATTGACTTCTACATCAATGAATACAAACCCTTTGACAAAGCCGGCAGCTACGGCGCCCAGGATTGGCTGGGGCTGGTAGGCATTGAGCGTATTGAAGGCTCTTATTTTAATGTGATGGGCCTGCCCGTGCACCGATTGTATGAGGAATTGCTGGTGTTTTAA
- a CDS encoding DUF1015 domain-containing protein encodes MAEILPVKGFRYNPKLPFSLDALTSPLFDVVSVKQRQALYRNPYNSIHLSVPPGPNPAESARRTAEHWKRSGILQQDPLPGIYVYYQYFKLHGSDRNYCRKGFMCHIKAYAWDEQVILRHENTIPAAVNDRIELLEQTKMHTSATHGLFTDPTFALETYMDESITSPIYESEDYQGVRDVLSVIHDAEVIQKFVDHIKDQQIILADGHHRYEGSLAYRQKMMKEQPDASPDAPFHYHLMYLTNTASDDLRILPTHRLLETIPLPAEEFLQKLEEFFTIKPVEEAYDLNEVIVGKQWAFGMYLEGNAYKLRLKPEMHAQLSWDIPQEVKDLDLTVMHYFILERVLGISAEEQRQYPGLSYVRSFPECLAKVDAGTAQVALITNEVTMEEVQRVCHSGAVMPQKSTFFYPKVICGFLFSSIDENEFY; translated from the coding sequence ATGGCTGAAATATTACCAGTTAAAGGGTTCAGGTATAATCCCAAGCTTCCGTTTTCTCTGGATGCCCTAACGTCGCCGTTGTTTGACGTGGTCTCTGTAAAGCAACGGCAGGCCCTGTACCGCAATCCTTATAACAGCATCCATTTATCCGTTCCTCCCGGGCCCAACCCCGCAGAAAGCGCCCGCCGCACCGCAGAACACTGGAAACGGTCAGGTATTCTGCAGCAGGACCCTTTGCCGGGCATTTACGTGTATTACCAGTATTTCAAACTGCACGGCTCTGACCGCAACTATTGCCGCAAGGGTTTTATGTGCCACATCAAGGCTTACGCCTGGGATGAGCAGGTCATTCTCCGGCATGAGAACACCATTCCGGCGGCCGTCAATGACCGGATTGAGCTGCTGGAGCAGACCAAGATGCATACCAGCGCCACGCATGGTCTCTTCACTGACCCTACTTTTGCGCTGGAGACCTATATGGATGAGAGCATCACCTCTCCTATCTATGAATCTGAGGATTACCAGGGCGTGCGTGATGTGCTCTCTGTGATCCATGATGCCGAGGTCATCCAGAAATTTGTGGACCATATAAAGGACCAACAGATCATTCTGGCAGATGGCCACCACCGGTACGAAGGGTCCCTGGCTTATCGCCAGAAAATGATGAAGGAGCAACCGGATGCCTCACCAGATGCGCCCTTCCATTACCACCTCATGTACCTGACCAACACGGCCTCAGATGACCTGCGCATTCTCCCCACGCACCGGTTACTGGAAACCATTCCGCTCCCGGCAGAGGAATTTCTGCAGAAGCTGGAGGAGTTTTTCACCATTAAGCCCGTGGAGGAAGCCTATGACCTGAACGAGGTGATAGTAGGAAAGCAATGGGCCTTTGGCATGTACCTGGAAGGGAACGCGTATAAATTGCGCCTGAAACCCGAGATGCACGCCCAACTCTCCTGGGACATTCCGCAGGAAGTAAAAGACCTGGACCTGACCGTAATGCACTACTTCATTCTGGAACGGGTGTTGGGCATCAGCGCCGAGGAGCAACGGCAATACCCGGGGCTTTCCTATGTGCGGTCGTTCCCGGAGTGCCTCGCCAAGGTAGATGCTGGAACCGCGCAGGTGGCTCTTATCACCAACGAAGTGACCATGGAAGAAGTGCAGCGCGTGTGCCATTCGGGCGCGGTGATGCCGCAAAAATCTACCTTCTTCTATCCTAAAGTTATCTGTGGTTTTTTATTCAGCTCAATAGACGAAAATGAATTTTACTAA
- the pdxH gene encoding pyridoxamine 5'-phosphate oxidase, translating into METPLSLADIRINYSLKELTVEAVSSDPFKQFGTWMQEALTAKVEEPTAFTLSTADAQGKPTARIVLLKALGPEGFVFYTNYESRKGQQLLENPYAALTFFWPSLERQVRIEGNVERVPAEASDSYFHSRPRGSQLGAWSSPQSQPIEDRSVLENLAKEYEAKFSDLDVMPRPPHWGGYLVKPQKIEFWQGRQNRLHDRLLYELQPDGTWHLQRLAP; encoded by the coding sequence ATGGAAACACCTTTGTCTCTCGCAGATATCAGGATCAATTACTCGCTAAAGGAATTAACGGTGGAAGCCGTTTCCAGTGATCCTTTTAAACAGTTTGGCACCTGGATGCAGGAAGCCCTTACCGCCAAAGTGGAAGAGCCCACGGCCTTTACTTTAAGTACTGCTGACGCCCAGGGAAAACCCACCGCCCGCATCGTGCTCCTTAAGGCGCTGGGGCCCGAGGGTTTTGTGTTCTACACCAACTATGAAAGCAGAAAAGGCCAGCAGCTACTGGAAAACCCGTATGCGGCCCTAACCTTTTTTTGGCCTTCTCTGGAGCGCCAGGTGCGGATAGAAGGCAACGTGGAGCGAGTACCGGCGGAAGCCTCTGATTCTTATTTCCATAGCCGCCCCCGGGGCAGCCAGTTGGGTGCCTGGTCATCACCGCAAAGCCAGCCCATTGAAGACCGGTCTGTGCTGGAAAACCTGGCCAAGGAATATGAAGCCAAGTTCTCGGATCTGGACGTAATGCCCCGCCCCCCGCACTGGGGAGGTTACCTGGTCAAACCCCAGAAAATAGAGTTCTGGCAGGGCCGCCAGAACCGCCTGCACGACCGTTTGCTGTATGAACTACAACCCGACGGCACCTGGCACCTGCAGCGCCTGGCGCCCTGA